In Rothia mucilaginosa, one genomic interval encodes:
- a CDS encoding polyprenyl synthetase family protein has product MTPPSPSGAPTPQATESLTVAAPNIPAASAHLAERIAEEQRAYLHAFDTLMAEFFTRQRELLEGISAETLPLLEAIESLSTGGKRLRALLSYWGWRGAGGAPVTEDRASWSIVKAGMAVELFQTSALIHDDIIDRSDTRRGAPSVHKRFEAAHEQNSWRGDAFNYGLTGGILAGDLTLAWSAEVFASLGEGAIYGAPARTIFDRMRTEVLAGQYLDVYSEVLETEDAQAALQRALNVIRFKSAKYSCEHPFTIGGALALQATALENGAGAVSEQHPVLVGYRAFGLPLGEGFQLRDDELGVFGQPEVTGKPAGDDLREGKRTVLVALTSAALDEKDATLLHNSLGNPELSDEQVERIRELMVSSGAFAKHEQLIEQKSQAVFEALEAMNLDELAHAALTDIVGRALRRKA; this is encoded by the coding sequence CCAGGCGACCGAGAGCCTCACCGTAGCGGCGCCGAATATCCCGGCGGCTTCTGCGCACCTTGCTGAGCGTATTGCTGAAGAGCAGCGAGCCTACCTGCACGCTTTTGACACTCTCATGGCTGAGTTTTTTACCCGCCAGCGCGAGCTGCTCGAGGGCATTTCTGCCGAAACTCTACCCCTGCTGGAGGCTATTGAGTCCCTCTCCACCGGCGGCAAGCGCCTGCGTGCCCTGCTGAGCTACTGGGGTTGGCGAGGTGCGGGCGGCGCACCCGTAACCGAGGACCGCGCATCCTGGTCTATTGTGAAGGCAGGCATGGCGGTGGAGCTGTTCCAGACCTCCGCGCTGATTCACGACGACATTATCGACCGCTCCGATACCCGCCGCGGCGCACCCTCCGTGCACAAGCGTTTCGAGGCGGCGCACGAGCAGAATAGCTGGCGCGGTGATGCTTTCAACTACGGTCTGACCGGCGGTATTCTTGCCGGTGATCTGACCCTGGCGTGGTCTGCGGAGGTTTTCGCGTCCCTGGGTGAGGGAGCGATTTATGGCGCCCCCGCGCGCACTATTTTTGACCGGATGCGCACCGAGGTTCTGGCGGGTCAGTACCTGGACGTCTACTCCGAGGTTCTCGAAACCGAGGACGCTCAGGCGGCTCTGCAGCGTGCCCTGAACGTGATTCGTTTCAAGTCCGCCAAGTACTCGTGCGAGCACCCCTTCACGATTGGTGGCGCTCTGGCTCTGCAGGCTACCGCGCTGGAGAACGGCGCCGGTGCCGTGAGCGAGCAGCACCCGGTACTTGTCGGTTACCGCGCGTTCGGTCTGCCGCTGGGTGAGGGCTTCCAGCTGCGTGATGACGAGCTGGGCGTCTTCGGTCAGCCCGAGGTGACCGGTAAGCCCGCCGGCGATGATCTGCGTGAGGGTAAGCGTACCGTCTTGGTGGCGCTCACCTCCGCCGCCCTCGACGAAAAGGATGCGACGCTTCTGCACAATAGTTTGGGCAACCCCGAGCTGAGCGATGAGCAGGTGGAGCGTATCCGCGAGCTGATGGTTTCTTCGGGGGCTTTTGCCAAGCATGAGCAGCTGATTGAGCAGAAGTCTCAGGCTGTGTTTGAGGCGCTGGAGGCGATGAACCTGGACGAGCTGGCGCACGCGGCGCTGACCGATATTGTGGGCCGTGCGCTACGCCGTAAGGCATAG
- a CDS encoding Rv2175c family DNA-binding protein, producing the protein MTNENIAQTFALVGDWVTIPEIAQALDLKVTRVHNLISDGTLIALRDPETNVRKVPALFLNGSRVLESLKGTLVVLKDSGFSDEEAIVWLYTNDESLPGRPIDALIDGRKTEIRRRAQALAW; encoded by the coding sequence GTGACTAACGAAAATATTGCTCAGACCTTCGCCCTCGTCGGCGATTGGGTAACTATCCCCGAAATTGCGCAGGCCCTCGACCTGAAGGTGACCCGCGTACACAACCTGATTTCTGACGGTACGCTCATCGCGCTGCGCGACCCGGAAACCAACGTGCGCAAGGTACCCGCACTGTTCCTGAACGGTTCGCGAGTTCTCGAATCTCTCAAGGGCACCCTCGTGGTCCTGAAGGATTCCGGCTTCAGCGATGAAGAAGCCATCGTGTGGCTGTACACCAACGACGAGTCCCTGCCCGGCCGTCCCATCGACGCACTGATCGACGGTCGTAAGACTGAAATCCGTCGCCGTGCGCAGGCACTGGCTTGGTAG